ttttatctctgtGAGCAAAAAAAGAACAAACTGATCCTGGTTTTCACAAAATATCTTGGATCATAGCTCATATTATCACACCCAAACGAGGGTTTACATGAAAAACTCGCACCACCTAGAACTTTAAGCCGAGAAAATATCCAAACAACTCTCCTATATAGCTAGTGGGTAGTGGGGGGCACCGAGAATCCCCAAGCATACCAATACAACAAGAAAGGAATCCCCAATGGCTCatcgcgtcctcctcctcctctccctcgccgcggcggccgcagtagccgccgccaccgccgacgccgaggaCCCCCTGATCCGCCAGGTGGTGCCCGGCGGCGACGACAACGACCTGGAGCTGAACGCGGAGTCCCACTTCCTGAGCTTCGTGCAGCGGTTCGGCAAGTCCTACAAGGACGCCGACGAGCACGCGTACCGGCTGTCCGTGTTCAAGTCCAAcctgcgccgcgcgcgccgccaccagctGCTGGACCCGTCGGCGGAGCACGGCGTCACCAAGTTCTCCGACCTGACGCCGGCCGAGTTCCGCCGGACCTACCTCGGCCTCCGCAAGTCCCGGCGCGCGCTCCTCAGGGAGCTCGGGGGCTCGGCGCACGAGGCGCCCgtgctccccacggacggcctCCCCGAGGACTTCGACTGGAGGGACCACGGCGCCGTCGGCCCCGTCAAGAACCAGGTCGGTTTCCCCGGAATCCGTTGGCCATGGATCCGCCGATCGGAGCCGTTCTTTTGATGGTTCCTTGATTGATTTGATCTAGTATACTTCGCGGCGAAGcgatttgtgatttttttttgttgatgtATAGGGTTCATGCGGGTCGTGCTGGTCGTTCAGCGCGTCGGGAGCGCTGGAGGGTGCGCACTACCTCGCCACCGGCAAGCTGGAGGTGCTCTCCGAGCAGCAGTTTGTCGACTGCGACCATGAGGTAAGAATACTTCTTCCCTTGCGTAATTTCCTACTATTTTGTCTCGTTTTATGTGATTGGTTCATTGGTTGATGGGTGCTGCAAGGAAGGTTGGATTCTTGCGGCCTTTTGCCAATGTTTTGGCAGCTGGTATGATGttcttttcccatttttatACCTATCTGAATGGGCAGCAGCGCACATATCTTGAGCGGGGAAAAGGGGGGACTTGGGAGGACAACCTAGAGCCAAAATTTGATGAGAAAATATAAACGTGAAATTAGCAGATAAAAGAGTGGTGAGATTGAGATGTGACTCCTTCAGAATTGAACTGAAATTGTATTGAGTGTTATCAAAGATAAGTCTAGACAGCTGAAGTTATTGGCTTAGTTGAGTTGATGGATAAGAAGATAAGAAATGTTAGAGTGTATGTATATGCTGATGGCATAGTCAGGTAGGCTTGACCTTGGAGCGCATAGGGTTTTGTTTTGTCTATGCGTTCTTAAGTCTCTACAGAGTACAGACCAGCACAGCTTGTCTAGAATGACTGCTCAGACACTTTTTTTATGATCGAACTGCTACTTGGCTACTAAGCTCTGTGGTCATTCCGAGTGAGCTCAGAAAGCTATAAGCTTTGAAAGCCATGTGGAATTTGGCTCGATAAAATTTTGACTGAAGAATTCAATAAATAACAAACAAGGAAATCTTTGGGCTTAAGTTGACCAAAAGCATTGCCAGACATATCACAAATCCTACTGTTTGCCATTTCATTTCTCATGTGTCAGCTACTCTTCATTATGAAGTTCATTCTTAATTAGGTAGCTTACAAAGTATTCCCATGCTCCTATGGCATGCCTGCAAAAGAGTCCCAACTGGGTAATAATCAGCATGATTCAGGCCGCTTAAGGAAACTTTGATATGACCATCATATATTATGTTGCTTGAAGCGTATTGTTTTCAGAGTATCCATAGACTGTTTGTACGTTCACCCAGCAAGAAGTAATTTTGTCTTCATATGGCAAATATAACCTACATTCATTCCAGCATAATGAAGTTTCAGTTGGCAAGATGCCTGTGTTACTCTTTAATTTTGATACATGAAGAGGGTTTTGCTAGTGTTCATTAGTGATGAGTTGCGACACTAAAGTTGTGAGCCACATATGTTTGTAGAGTTTTCATGGTAGGAACTGTGTAAATTGAATTTGCTGTTGTCCCGCAGTGTGATTTGTCAGTCTTTCAACTCACCATCCTCCACTCCTGTTGTAATTCTCCAGTGTGATTCATCAGAACCTGATTCTTGTGATTCGGGATGCAATGGTGGGCTGATGACCACGGCCTTCAGTTATCTCCAGAAAGCTGGTGGCCTTGAGAGCGAGAAGGAATACCCTTACACTGGGAGAGATGGCAAATGCAAATTTGACAAGTCGAAGATTGTTGCTTCCGTTCAAAACTTCAGTGTTGTCTCTGTGGATGAAAACCAAATTGCTGCCAACCTTATCAAACATGGTCCACTGGCAAGTAAGTACACGTATCTGTCACATTGATGGGTCTATTGATTGCATCTAAATACATTATAGAATCATCAACAGTGAACAATGAAATCACTGATGCTGGTCCTCTGTTCCACGCAGTTGGTATCAATGCTGCCTACATGCAGACATACATCGGTGGTGTGTCATGCCCATACATCTGCGGCAGGCACCTCGACCATGGTGTTCTCCTTGTCGGCTATGGTGCAGCTGGTTTCGCCCCCATCCGCCTGAAGGAGAAGCCCTACTGGATCATCAAGAACTCGTGGGGTGAGAACTGGGGCGAGAATGGATACTACAAGATCTGCAGGGGCTCCAACGTCCGCAACAAGTGTGGCGTCGACTCCATGGTCTCCACGGTCTCCGCCATCCATGCTTCTAAGGAGTAGACTGATCGGTAGTCCTCCCTGACAATTTCATATATGCTAGAACTACAATACCCTGCTAGTATTTATGCTCCATCTGTATGCTGTTACATATAAGGCAGCAGAGATGTGAAGCTGCAATGGGATGCTTGCTGGAAGGTTATGTTTGCTACGCATGCTACACGGTATTTGGATGTAGCAAAGTTATCACAAGATCTGTATACGCTTTTTAATCTGCAGAACTTTTGAATAATTGTGTACATAAATATATGGTGTGCTCCCATCTAAATTGTGTTCTGTTTGGTGCGCTTATGATTTTGAACTGTAAGTTTGTTCAATCTCATTGACTCGCCAAGCTGCAGCTGCTTATCAAGTGAGATCCTAAAAAGAGGGCATAATCGAAGAGCTTTAGGATTTGAGGAACCAGAATCAAGCCGGCCAGCAAATGTCAGTCTGTTCTGTGAATTCATGTTCATATTCGTCTAGGAAAACAAATACTCCTTTCGTTCaaacaaaaaaggaaaacaaatacagttgtgttttttttttatctctGTTCGATTCGTATTTGATCCCTTTTCACCCCTATAAAGTTCTTTGAGAATAATATATCTGGGCCCTACCGTTCGGTGTAACTttttccatctctctctctgctcATATTGTTGATCTCTAGTTTTGCCGTTTTGGACCAGTCACAACTGGGCCTACATACACGAGTTTGTTCAGTCAGGGCCTATATAGCCAAGGGAAAAACTCGGCCTATTTGTTCCATGAAGTGAATCTCTTCTGTGATCCAGCCCAAAAACAGCCCACAGCTTCAGTGTTTTAAATAGCGAGCTATAACTTagtgttttaaatagcgggctatagcttAGCTATAGCGGTTGAGAGAGACACCACTTCGGCATTTAGCAGACTATAGCGAGATTTAGTGAGTTATAGCAGACCGCTATAGCTAATGTTACATCTTTTGTTTGTATAGAACTAGTTGAATATCCCGCGCCTTCTGCTGAATTTTCAGAGACAcccattttttaaaaattttatgtTGAATGCATCATGTGGACGGTTGATGAACTTGGTCCTTCATCCATATCTATTCTAAaccatatgattttttttaaataatattattttaatagttAATCGCGGAAATAAATAATGAAAATGAAAATTGCAAAAATAGTAACCTGTGGGCTATTGAAAAGCCGACTATGTACCTGTCAGCTACGTGGTGGCCGACTTCATACATGGCAGGCCACCGTGGCACCCTGGGGGCCGTTTGACCGCGGTCAGGGGCGCTGTTGGCGCCGAAAGGCCTTGTCGGCTCTTCAATGGCCGACTAGACTATTTTGGGCCTGTCGGCTTGTGGGAAGCCTACAGGACCAGTCGGCCCATGGGGAGCCTGTGACACTTCAGATGTCTACTATGATAGAACATAGAATAATATGTGCATTTTGTGTGTTTAACTCTTTTTGGTAGATAAAAAAGTTTCAATGCAAATTAAGGGTATATTTGTAATTATACAAAATTACtagcccctttttgcaaaaaggtttaacttaggaagtattttcaaaattttgaaggGTTTTCTTGCAAAATGCAAGTAATCATGATTCTAGCAGCTTTATTGCATTTAAGTCCAAAATTGTGATGAAATTGCAATCAAAAAGTCTTTTTCCTTATTTAAAGAGAGTTCCTTTaaacttttcaaaatatttcaaaattatTTGATTTAGTGCAAAtgtgcacaacatgaaagttgtaggtcttgaaaaattgaacaacttttgttttgggcactttttcatttgaaccctAGATCAACGGCAAATTTTAGTTTTCAGACAGCCCCCtgcctttttctatttttacaatCTAGTCCACCCAGccttcttcaacctcccgcCGGCTGCGCAGTATGCCCCGCCCGCCGGCTGCCCCTCGCCGCCCTGGCTGGCCACCCGTCGCCAGCAGCCCTCTTTGGGCCCCACTACTCCCTTTTGCTGGCTCTGCGCAAGCACGCCACGTCGCGCCGCCAAGCTCCGCCCCTGGTTCATCACCGGCGAGCTCGTTTCCGCGACGCCACCACTGGAATTATCTTCCAGGACCGCCTCGCCGTATCCACGTGCCGCGCGCAAGAGCCTCGCCACCCCTAAGCCGCCTCTGCTGGCTCCCAGCATGCGTgccacgccgctgccgcccaccTTCTCGCCGACACCCGTGGAGAAGTCGCAGTCGTCGCCATTTTCGCCTCCTCTTCTATCAAACTCAATCCCTGCGCTACTCCCCTCGCTTATCCTCGCATCCTTGGCCTATATAAAGCCCAATCGAGCCTTCTCGCCGACAAAACACCACCGCCACACCATTTAtgtctccggcgagctcgactCTACCGTCGATCCGCCGCTCCAGGGCCTCCCCGCCCCTTCTAAGCACCCCGTCAGCTTTGCCCTGCTCCAGCACAGCTCATCCGCCACCCCTCCTTACCAATCCACCACCGGAGCACCGCCGTTGACGAGCTTCCCCGCCGCTGCTCCCTGTCCTATGCCGACGAACCCCTTCCACTTGTCCCCTCGGCCTTCCGAGCCCACCCACAGGTGCGCCCCGACCTGCTGATTCTTCCTGCCCCcctagccctcgccgccggcgatcgccgtcgccgggaATCGGCCAGTCAAACCTCCCCTTCCCTGCTGACCACGACCAAGGACCCAATTGCAAACTTTTAAAACTTCCCAGggtcctttttgcaaaaaaagacCTTtcctttttattctttttcttgtgaactttgcaaaatcctaaaaaaatgtagaaaaattagaaaaatgccaaattaattttgttttgaTCCTTGTAAATAACTCTACAGCTTTATGCTATTGGTTTGAGTTGAACTCTTTTGTAGCTAAATCTAAAAATAGGATTAGATAATAGCtctttttatttgtatttgatgTTCCACAATTAATTTTTGCTTATGAGCTTTTGACCATATGCTCCCTTGAGTATGTCAAGCTCTATAAACATTTTCTACATTCATTAGTATACTATAAACTTTGCTTTCAAAATTTCCCTCCTATATTTTAAATTGAATCTATAAGAAATTATTTATATAATTTCTCGTGGATTATTTTATTGAAATAAAAACCCATTTTCCATGTTATTTTATAGATTTTCACCTTAtttacttttactctataaacaatttcCCAGTAAAGTAAAGTAATTAAGAATTGTCTTAATATTTACTTTATTGGATttcaactttatagtgaaggaaagccatactcaagcacttcactaattttcgAATATcgcatttcatatagaagtcACCCCGTTAGCCGACGGAACCTACGAGCTCACCCAGGAGCCAGACggggatttttcttctgaagctcAGGCCAACGTTGTCGAACTAACTGAAGCTCCGAACTTTGATTCGGGAGACCCAAAATCCACTGACTCCATAGACATCTCTGAAGGCAAGCCCTggagcataatcctattatttcaaattatgcaacttatcatttttatttacttgtgcaattaagttgttggagttgattgaaaaccctagttgcataatcttaggtacctactgattgaacactagaGATGAGTCCgagttagatgctatgctaataggaccggtaaaagttgagtgattgcctgtcactcgcgagtttataggagttgattgtttacttcttgcaatcactataaggatcatgggcggatttgttgaagtccgtctatgttgatgaacttgctaaggccgtagtgtgtggtagcggtggttaagcgtttgaaaatACTAGACAcgtgccgtaaatatggtatgcggcaagcctagtaactgatcggcccggcaagtggacataccccctctctcttagagataggaagttaatatataactaaagtttattttatattgcaaaacaaaccacgggtgcagagaagagcggttctctgtagtcggggaga
This window of the Panicum virgatum strain AP13 chromosome 1K, P.virgatum_v5, whole genome shotgun sequence genome carries:
- the LOC120701393 gene encoding cysteine proteinase 1, producing the protein MAHRVLLLLSLAAAAAVAAATADAEDPLIRQVVPGGDDNDLELNAESHFLSFVQRFGKSYKDADEHAYRLSVFKSNLRRARRHQLLDPSAEHGVTKFSDLTPAEFRRTYLGLRKSRRALLRELGGSAHEAPVLPTDGLPEDFDWRDHGAVGPVKNQGSCGSCWSFSASGALEGAHYLATGKLEVLSEQQFVDCDHECDSSEPDSCDSGCNGGLMTTAFSYLQKAGGLESEKEYPYTGRDGKCKFDKSKIVASVQNFSVVSVDENQIAANLIKHGPLAIGINAAYMQTYIGGVSCPYICGRHLDHGVLLVGYGAAGFAPIRLKEKPYWIIKNSWGENWGENGYYKICRGSNVRNKCGVDSMVSTVSAIHASKE